The Desulfovibrio sp. genome window below encodes:
- a CDS encoding response regulator transcription factor, with amino-acid sequence MRILLVEDDPQAASYLVKGLKEQGVAVDHVVDGREGLFRATSGGYDVIILDRMLPSLDGLSILKAVRAAGDTTPVLVLSALSDVDARVEGLRAGGDDYLPKPFAFAELMARVEALGRRGRAEKPLTILSLADLELDLTARTVKRSGKVIDLKPKEFALLEYFMRHAGQVVTRTMLLERVWDYAFDPQTNVIDVHVSRLRGKIDKDFDKPLLHTVRGAGYMLRDSTETS; translated from the coding sequence ATGCGTATCCTCCTGGTTGAAGACGACCCCCAGGCCGCGTCCTATCTGGTCAAAGGTTTGAAGGAGCAAGGAGTGGCCGTGGACCACGTGGTGGACGGACGGGAAGGTCTTTTCAGGGCCACTTCCGGCGGCTACGATGTGATCATCCTGGACCGGATGCTCCCAAGCCTGGACGGCCTCTCCATCCTCAAGGCGGTTCGCGCCGCCGGGGACACCACACCCGTACTGGTGCTTTCGGCCCTCTCCGACGTGGACGCCCGGGTGGAAGGACTGCGCGCGGGCGGGGACGACTACCTGCCCAAGCCCTTCGCCTTCGCCGAACTCATGGCCCGGGTGGAGGCTTTGGGACGACGCGGCCGGGCCGAGAAGCCCCTTACCATCTTGAGCCTGGCCGATCTGGAGCTGGACCTCACCGCGCGCACCGTAAAACGGTCCGGCAAGGTCATCGATCTAAAGCCCAAGGAATTCGCTCTGCTCGAATACTTCATGCGCCACGCAGGGCAGGTGGTCACCCGCACCATGCTGCTCGAACGGGTCTGGGATTACGCCTTCGACCCCCAGACCAACGTCATAGACGTGCATGTCTCCAGGCTGAGGGGAAAGATAGATAAGGATTTCGACAAACCTTTGCTGCACACCGTGCGCGGCGCGGGATACATGCTGCGTGATTCGACCGAAACTTCTTAA
- a CDS encoding sensor domain-containing diguanylate cyclase: MSEACRAPEDLQAEISELRLRAERLEDALRAVHESEERYRKLLETVTDYIYTVKVENGRAQSTTHGEGCAKLTGYTAAEYELNPLLWLSMVHEDDRPAVLELAERLMRGEDAPPLEHRILHKDGSVRWVRNTPVIRRDVFGRVAFYDGIIQEITETKGMEEKAMHASLHDPLTGLANRPLLMDRLSRVVASSRREGTKAALLFLDLDNFKPVNDRLGHAVGDEVLKEVATRILGEVRGSDTVARVGGDEFVIVLPNLKGESGAAEVARKIINALHKPYASLKGETGPSGSVGISLYPDDGHDPWELVKKADQAMYFVKNHIRSSFAFYSSITRQEGPGPLDS, from the coding sequence ATGAGCGAAGCGTGCAGAGCCCCGGAAGATCTCCAGGCGGAGATCAGCGAGCTTAGGCTTCGTGCCGAAAGGCTCGAGGACGCCTTGCGCGCGGTGCACGAGTCCGAAGAACGCTATCGCAAGCTTTTGGAAACCGTGACCGACTATATTTACACCGTGAAGGTGGAAAACGGCAGGGCCCAGTCCACGACCCACGGGGAGGGCTGCGCCAAGCTTACGGGCTACACTGCCGCTGAATACGAGTTAAACCCACTGCTCTGGCTCAGCATGGTCCACGAGGATGATCGCCCGGCCGTGCTGGAGCTGGCCGAGAGGCTCATGCGCGGCGAGGACGCCCCGCCTCTCGAACACCGCATTCTGCATAAGGACGGCTCGGTTCGCTGGGTGCGAAACACTCCCGTGATCCGGCGTGACGTGTTCGGGCGTGTGGCCTTCTATGACGGAATCATCCAGGAGATTACCGAAACCAAGGGGATGGAGGAGAAGGCCATGCACGCCTCCCTCCACGACCCTCTCACGGGGCTGGCCAACCGTCCATTGCTCATGGACCGTCTGTCCAGGGTGGTGGCGTCTTCCAGACGCGAGGGGACCAAGGCAGCGCTGCTCTTTCTGGATTTGGACAATTTCAAACCCGTCAACGACCGTCTGGGCCACGCTGTAGGGGACGAGGTGCTCAAGGAAGTGGCTACGCGCATCCTGGGCGAGGTCCGCGGCTCGGATACCGTGGCCAGGGTGGGGGGGGACGAGTTCGTGATTGTCTTGCCGAACTTGAAAGGCGAATCGGGCGCTGCCGAGGTGGCCCGGAAGATCATCAATGCGCTCCACAAGCCCTACGCGAGCCTGAAGGGGGAGACAGGCCCGAGCGGCAGCGTGGGCATAAGCCTCTATCCGGACGACGGGCACGATCCCTGGGAACTCGTCAAGAAAGCCGACCAAGCCATGTATTTCGTAAAGAACCACATCCGGTCCAGCTTCGCATTTTATTCAAGCATCACCCGCCAGGAAGGCCCTGGTCCGCTCGATTCATGA
- a CDS encoding PAS domain-containing protein, with the protein MDKGKKNGPMVFFSLEPTTLRATMVSASAERELGCTPEECVASPDFWRSMIHPDDAAEVAAALAGLNDAGELALEYRLRCKDGEWRRVREHMMVRCGQDGTPMEILGCAYVVEERSAFEQALKESEARLRSISENAMEGLFQCTPEGRFLWMNPACARILGYDSAQEAVTLITDIESQVYADAQARRKVLAELMEKGTVEGRELRMLRRNGRGIWVSLSLWVVRGESGGGVSRIEGILEDITARKQAESERMLLATAVEQAVEGVAIITGGTWKVEYANPAFGKIARLERADVLGRDFFDLFSGCRPPLPSRDIRHALQAGLEWTGMIKDSSSRSKPLAAEAVFSPVRDEAGRITNIVLLLRDIAYQNRLEKRLSRAHKLEAVGTLAGGIAHDFNNILTPILLNAEVGMQLLQTGDILRRPLEEIIQAGGRARQLIKQILVFSRRGDLRATRIELKPIVQETLRLMRAGLPPDVEVRLEDAGEPLEILADPSLVHQMVENLADNALHAMQGRGGTLTIGLAKREIDPEKSTGDTPLAPGEYAVLAVEDTGHGMDKSLMERIFTPFFTTRKPGEGTGMGLSTVHGIVRSLGGGVRVESELGKGSRFEAYLPLAGPAPRQAQTGQKRRALVVDTHAFARRAIAMTLGELGFKTTMMRDATKALNAFSRIPEKFDVVLAGEDLHGVSGRSFLQSCRNVDKEAKLVLLSDRDESASYAGAADVILQKPVSSAALAAALDTPEILGKGRSFSEKA; encoded by the coding sequence ATGGATAAAGGGAAGAAGAACGGTCCCATGGTGTTTTTCTCCCTGGAACCAACGACCTTGCGCGCCACCATGGTGAGCGCTTCCGCGGAGCGCGAACTGGGCTGCACACCCGAGGAATGCGTGGCTTCACCTGATTTTTGGAGATCGATGATCCATCCTGACGACGCGGCGGAAGTGGCTGCCGCACTGGCAGGCCTGAACGATGCGGGGGAACTCGCCCTTGAATACCGGCTGCGCTGCAAGGACGGGGAGTGGCGCCGGGTGCGCGAACACATGATGGTGCGTTGCGGCCAGGACGGCACGCCGATGGAGATTCTCGGTTGCGCCTATGTGGTTGAGGAGAGGTCGGCCTTTGAACAGGCTCTCAAGGAATCCGAGGCCAGGCTGCGCAGTATCTCCGAAAACGCCATGGAAGGTCTTTTCCAGTGCACACCGGAAGGGCGGTTCTTGTGGATGAATCCGGCCTGCGCCCGCATTCTTGGGTATGACTCCGCGCAGGAAGCGGTGACCCTCATAACCGACATAGAGTCCCAGGTATACGCGGATGCCCAGGCCCGCCGGAAAGTCCTGGCGGAGCTGATGGAGAAAGGAACTGTCGAGGGCAGGGAGTTGCGCATGCTGCGTCGTAACGGGCGCGGGATATGGGTTTCATTAAGCTTGTGGGTAGTGCGCGGGGAGTCTGGCGGCGGGGTGTCGCGCATCGAGGGGATCCTGGAGGACATAACAGCGCGCAAGCAGGCCGAATCCGAGCGAATGCTCTTGGCCACAGCCGTGGAGCAGGCAGTGGAGGGCGTGGCGATCATTACCGGCGGGACCTGGAAGGTGGAATACGCCAATCCCGCGTTCGGGAAAATTGCCCGGCTGGAGCGGGCTGATGTTCTCGGCAGGGATTTCTTCGACCTCTTCTCGGGGTGCCGTCCGCCGCTTCCATCGCGCGACATCCGTCACGCTTTGCAGGCAGGTTTGGAGTGGACAGGAATGATCAAGGACTCGTCATCCAGATCCAAGCCGCTCGCTGCCGAGGCGGTGTTCTCTCCCGTGCGCGACGAGGCGGGGAGAATAACGAACATTGTGCTGCTCTTGCGCGACATCGCATACCAGAACCGCCTGGAGAAACGGCTGAGCCGAGCGCACAAGCTGGAAGCGGTGGGAACCTTGGCTGGCGGCATCGCGCACGATTTCAACAATATCCTCACTCCGATTCTTCTCAACGCGGAAGTGGGCATGCAGCTTCTCCAGACCGGAGACATCCTGCGAAGGCCCCTGGAGGAGATCATCCAGGCGGGAGGGCGGGCCCGCCAACTCATCAAGCAAATACTGGTGTTCAGCCGTCGGGGCGACCTCCGCGCCACGCGCATCGAACTCAAGCCCATTGTTCAGGAGACCCTGCGACTCATGCGGGCGGGACTGCCCCCGGATGTGGAAGTCCGGCTGGAGGATGCGGGAGAACCCTTGGAAATCCTGGCGGACCCGAGCCTGGTGCACCAGATGGTGGAAAATCTCGCGGACAACGCACTGCACGCTATGCAGGGCCGGGGAGGTACCCTGACCATTGGGCTCGCCAAACGCGAGATCGATCCGGAAAAAAGCACTGGGGACACTCCGCTTGCCCCGGGAGAGTATGCCGTGCTCGCTGTGGAAGACACCGGGCATGGTATGGACAAGTCATTGATGGAGCGCATCTTCACCCCGTTCTTCACCACGCGTAAACCCGGCGAGGGTACGGGTATGGGGCTGTCCACCGTGCACGGCATTGTCCGTTCCCTGGGAGGAGGCGTGCGCGTGGAGAGCGAACTGGGCAAGGGAAGCCGGTTCGAGGCGTACCTTCCCCTGGCCGGACCGGCGCCGCGCCAGGCTCAGACGGGGCAGAAACGGCGAGCTCTGGTTGTTGACACGCATGCATTTGCACGCAGGGCGATAGCCATGACCCTCGGGGAATTGGGCTTCAAGACAACCATGATGCGCGATGCCACCAAGGCGCTGAACGCCTTTTCCCGTATACCCGAGAAGTTCGACGTGGTCCTGGCTGGAGAGGATTTGCATGGTGTGTCGGGCAGGTCCTTTTTGCAGTCGTGCCGCAATGTGGACAAAGAAGCGAAACTCGTCCTGCTCTCGGACAGGGACGAGTCCGCTTCATACGCGGGAGCGGCGGATGTCATTCTCCAGAAACCCGTGAGTTCGGCTGCGCTCGCCGCCGCGTTGGACACGCCTGAAATCTTGGGAAAAGGGCGGAGCTTTAGCGAGAAGGCTTGA
- a CDS encoding carboxymuconolactone decarboxylase family protein, producing MKDALKPKHYEIMRSKYPTYIEAVESLGKAVRDAGPLDEKTLLFVQLGAAAAAHSEGSVLSHARRAMAAGASLEEIYHALMGLTSTIGFPTVAAAMSWVRKNLEGE from the coding sequence ATGAAGGACGCACTCAAGCCCAAACACTATGAGATAATGCGCTCGAAATACCCAACCTACATCGAAGCGGTGGAGTCCCTCGGCAAAGCTGTTCGCGACGCGGGCCCCCTCGACGAAAAGACGCTCCTGTTCGTACAGCTCGGTGCAGCAGCCGCCGCCCACTCGGAAGGATCGGTGCTCTCCCACGCCCGCAGGGCCATGGCCGCCGGAGCGAGCCTCGAGGAAATCTACCACGCCCTGATGGGGCTCACCTCCACCATCGGTTTCCCCACAGTGGCCGCCGCCATGAGCTGGGTCAGGAAGAATCTTGAAGGGGAATAG
- a CDS encoding UTP--glucose-1-phosphate uridylyltransferase, producing the protein MIMDCMKTADPSMIEMFRPFGLKMEEQGIPPIVINIFKCYFARLLYGAQGKLPEDELLPLTDREVPDYEALASYAEVGRQAMPHAVVIKLNGGLGTSMGLEKAKSLITVKDGMSFLDLILAQMRALREKHGKAIPILFMNSFKTHLDTMLKVEGFDNGPGGMPLAFLQHRYPKILHKDLTPAVWPGNPELEWNPPGHGDLYTALVTSKVLRKLLDRGVHYAFISNSDNLGAVMDERLLGYMVKEGAPFLMEVAGRTASDRKGGHLARLRTNGRLVLREIAQCLERDLDAFQDISRHRFFNTNSLWIDLRAMEKVFVANGMMPLDLILNPKSLDPRDPKSPAVIQIETAMGSAVSAFESAQAVKVPRTRFAPVKTTSDLLVVMSDCYEISPEKTVVPSPKRTDPMPIVTLDGKFYKKIDDFMARFPHGAPSLLACSSLTVKGDVLFQAGVRITGEAHIINESGKQAVLAEDTVVTGELRL; encoded by the coding sequence ATGATCATGGATTGCATGAAGACCGCCGACCCTTCGATGATCGAAATGTTTCGCCCCTTCGGACTCAAGATGGAGGAACAAGGCATCCCTCCCATCGTCATCAATATCTTTAAATGCTACTTTGCGCGCCTGCTGTACGGCGCCCAGGGCAAGCTTCCCGAGGACGAACTGCTTCCCCTCACCGACCGTGAGGTGCCGGACTATGAAGCTCTTGCCTCTTACGCCGAGGTCGGTCGCCAGGCCATGCCCCACGCTGTGGTCATCAAGCTAAACGGTGGGCTGGGCACTTCGATGGGGCTGGAGAAGGCCAAAAGCCTTATCACAGTAAAAGACGGCATGAGTTTTCTGGATCTGATTCTGGCCCAGATGCGTGCATTGCGCGAAAAGCATGGCAAGGCCATTCCCATCCTTTTCATGAACAGCTTCAAGACCCACCTGGACACCATGCTCAAGGTGGAGGGGTTCGACAACGGCCCAGGCGGCATGCCCCTGGCCTTTCTGCAGCACCGCTACCCCAAGATTCTGCACAAGGATCTGACACCGGCTGTCTGGCCCGGCAACCCGGAGCTGGAGTGGAATCCCCCCGGCCACGGCGATTTGTATACCGCCCTGGTTACGTCCAAGGTTCTGCGCAAGCTCCTGGATCGCGGCGTCCACTACGCGTTCATCTCCAATTCGGACAACCTGGGCGCGGTCATGGACGAACGGTTGCTGGGATACATGGTCAAGGAAGGAGCGCCATTTCTCATGGAGGTGGCCGGGCGTACCGCCTCGGACCGCAAGGGCGGCCACTTGGCCAGGCTTCGCACCAACGGCAGGCTCGTGCTGCGCGAGATCGCCCAATGCCTGGAACGAGACCTGGACGCCTTCCAGGACATCTCCCGGCACCGTTTCTTCAACACCAATTCGCTCTGGATCGACCTGCGGGCCATGGAGAAGGTGTTCGTGGCCAACGGCATGATGCCCCTGGACCTCATCTTGAATCCCAAGTCTCTGGATCCGCGCGACCCCAAATCTCCGGCCGTGATCCAGATCGAGACGGCCATGGGTTCGGCCGTCTCAGCCTTCGAATCCGCCCAGGCGGTAAAAGTCCCACGCACGCGCTTCGCTCCGGTCAAGACCACCTCTGACCTGTTGGTAGTAATGTCCGACTGCTACGAGATAAGCCCCGAAAAGACCGTGGTGCCGTCTCCCAAACGGACGGACCCCATGCCAATAGTCACTCTTGATGGCAAGTTTTACAAAAAAATCGACGACTTCATGGCCAGATTCCCCCACGGTGCACCCTCGCTTCTTGCCTGTTCGAGCCTCACCGTGAAGGGCGACGTGCTTTTCCAGGCAGGGGTCCGGATTACCGGTGAGGCCCACATCATAAACGAATCCGGCAAACAGGCCGTGCTCGCCGAGGACACCGTCGTCACCGGCGAACTGAGGCTCTAG